The Bartonella grahamii subsp. shimonis region GCATTAATTTCAACAGTTGGAAGATTTTCTCCCAGAGTTTTTTCTTCAAACGTTTTGCGAGCAGTCTCTGCTGCTGCGTTGGCAAGAGCACGTCCATGCAACATTGCTGTAACTTCTGTTGCAAGAATTTTTTTTGCTTCGTTAATCTCTGTCCCTTGTAATACAGAAAGTTTAAGAATCTCATCCATTGGTAATGAGGTATAGAGTTTTAGAAATCGTGTTACATCAGCATCTTCTGTATTACGCCAATATTGCCAAAATTGATAAGGTGAAAGCATATCTGCATTCAGCCATACAGCCCCATTCAATGATTTACCCATTTTGGCACCGGAAGAGGTTGTCAGCAATGGTGATGTTAACGCATATAATTGCGGTGTTCCTAAACGATGCCCTAATTCGATTCCATTAATAATGTTGCCCCATTGATCAGAGCCCCCCATTTGCATACGCAACCCATAACGTTTATAAAGTTCAACAAAGTCATAAGCTTGCAGAATCATATAATTAAACTCTAAGAATGATAAAGAGTGCTCACGCTCAAGCCTGAGTCTGACAGAATCAAATGACAACATACGATTGACAGAAAAATATTTTCCTACATCACGTAAAAATTCTAAGTAGTTTAAGTTGCATAACCATTCAGCATTATTCACAATACAAGCATCAGTTTCTCGGTCACCAAATGTCAAATAGTTAC contains the following coding sequences:
- the tyrS gene encoding tyrosine--tRNA ligase — translated: MFSFKSDFLHIMSERGFIHQISDEKGLDDLFSKETVSAYTGFDPTASSLHAGSLLQIMMLYWLQKTGHRPIALMGGGTGLIGDPSFKDEARRLLTQDDIAANIDGIKKVFRNYLTFGDRETDACIVNNAEWLCNLNYLEFLRDVGKYFSVNRMLSFDSVRLRLEREHSLSFLEFNYMILQAYDFVELYKRYGLRMQMGGSDQWGNIINGIELGHRLGTPQLYALTSPLLTTSSGAKMGKSLNGAVWLNADMLSPYQFWQYWRNTEDADVTRFLKLYTSLPMDEILKLSVLQGTEINEAKKILATEVTAMLHGRALANAAAETARKTFEEKTLGENLPTVEINASELKKGVGLLTLLVQAGLAKSNSEARRYVKGGGVRVNDQIIEDETHLIIEGDVSAEGIIKLSFGKKKHVVMKSI